Within Streptomyces antibioticus, the genomic segment GGTGTGGACAGCGACAAGGCGGGCCTGGCCAACCTCACGGGCGAGGGCGGGTTCCTGCCCCACGGGCCCGGCGCCATCCTGACCGGCGTGCTGCTCGTCGTCTTCTCCTTCATGGGCAGCGAGATCGCGACGCTGGCGGCCGGCGAGTCCGAGAACCCGCAGCGGGCCGTGACCAAGTCCACCAACAGCATCATCTGGCGGATCGGTGTCTTCTACCTCGGCTCGATCTTCGTCGTCGTGACGCTGCTGCCGTGGAACGACCCCTCGATCAAGAAGGACGGCTCGTACGTCGCCGCCCTCGACTCCCTCGGTATCGCGCACGCCGGCCAGATCATGAACTTCATCGTGCTGACCTCGGTGCTGTCCTGTCTGAACTCCGGCCTCTACACCGCCTCGCGGATGGCCTTCTCGCTCGGTGAGCGCGGTGACGCGCCCAAGGCGTTCGCCCGGACGACGTCCCGCGGGGTGCCGATGACGGCGATCGTCGCGTCGGTCGTGTTCGGGTTCGTGGCCGTGTTCTTCAACTACAAGTTCCCCGACTCGGTCTTCCTCTTCCTCGTCAACTCCAGCGGTGCGGTCGCCCTGTTCGTGTGGCTGGTCATCTGCTTCTCGCAACTGCGGATGCGGAAGATCATCCAGCGGGAGGCGCCGGAGAAGCTGGTCGTGCGGATGTGGCTGTACCCGTATCTGACCTGGGCCGCGGCCGCGCTGATCGTGTTCGTCCTCGGCTACATGCTGACCGACACCGAGGGCGAGAGCAGCGGCCGTACGACCGTCCTGCTGTCGCTGCTCGTCGCGGCGCTCGTGGTCGCCGTGGCCTTCGTGAAGCAGCGGGTGGCGCCGCGGAGTCCGGCGCCGGAGGCCGCCGAGCGGTAGCTCACAGCACGGTGAAGCCGTCCTTGACCCTCTCGTAGGTGCGGAGCGCGTCACCCTCCACGCCCGGCTGGTACCAGGTGTTGATCTGGTACGACTTCCCTCGCTCGTCGAAGCCGAGCAGCCGGGCGTGCCAGGGGGTGCCGCGCAGGGTGAAGGTGTACTCCCAGACGACCGCGGGCCGTCCCCTGAACGTCGTCTCCTCCAGCCGGATCTTCACGTAGTCCTGCCCCTGGCGGGCGTTGTGCTCGGAGGTCTCCCAGGTGTCCATCAGGTCGCCGCGCGCGAGCGAGGACTTGGCGACCAGCTCCTGGGTGCCGTCGGGCGAGGTGTAGTGCACCTCGGCCCCCGTCTTCACGTCCCGCTGCCACCCCCGAGGCGTCACCCAGGCGAACCCGCCCGCCTCGACCCGGGCGCCTGGCGGCAGGCTGCGGGGGCGTGAGGTGCCCTGGACGGTGGGGGCGGCCGAGGTCGTCACCACTCCGGTGCCCGTCCCCGGCCGGGGCGTGTCCGATGCCTCGCCGCCCTCGCCCCCGGGCACGAACACCAGCACCCCCGCGACGACCGCCCCCACGGCGACGACACCGATCGCGGCGGCGACGACGCCACGACGCCGGGTGCGGTCGCCGGGCGTTGCGAGCCCGACTTGCACAAGCCGCCGCTCGGTCTCGGCGGCGGCGCGGGCGAGGGAGATGGGGGCGGGGCGGCTACGGCCCCCGATACCGGACGCCGGACCGGGGGCACCCTCCCGGCCGGACGGGCTGTGGGAATCCCTGGTGGCGGCGCCGGGCCCCGAGTCCCCATGTGAACGCGCCTCCGGGACAGGCGGGTTGGCAGCCTCGGGGCCACCGGCACCGACGCCCGCACCGGGCGGCAGGCCCAGGGGCGACGACCCGTCCCGCCGGACAGGCGGAGTGAGCGGGCCTCCGGAGTTGCGAGGCGCGGTGCCGC encodes:
- a CDS encoding amino acid permease, which translates into the protein MTSQPTLTKADRGPEGPAGPGDPGASGGSGLHAGLKNRHLSMIAIGGVIGAGLFVGSSSGIATAGPGILLSYALVGTLVVLVMRMLGEMSAANPTSGSFSAHADRALGPWAGFSIGWLYWFFWVVVLAVEATAGAAILEGWIPAVPQWAWALIVMVVLTATNLVSVGSYGEFEFWFAGIKVVAIGAFIVVGGLAVFGVLPGVDSDKAGLANLTGEGGFLPHGPGAILTGVLLVVFSFMGSEIATLAAGESENPQRAVTKSTNSIIWRIGVFYLGSIFVVVTLLPWNDPSIKKDGSYVAALDSLGIAHAGQIMNFIVLTSVLSCLNSGLYTASRMAFSLGERGDAPKAFARTTSRGVPMTAIVASVVFGFVAVFFNYKFPDSVFLFLVNSSGAVALFVWLVICFSQLRMRKIIQREAPEKLVVRMWLYPYLTWAAAALIVFVLGYMLTDTEGESSGRTTVLLSLLVAALVVAVAFVKQRVAPRSPAPEAAER